The DNA region gccaacgacgccgacgcccatCTCCGCGCAGGACCGCCGTAacgcgtcgccgaggtcgtaCAGATGGCGCTCGACATTCCGCGGCCCCATCACCTCCAGATAGAACTGCAGGAACGCCcgcgccgcgacggccgagacgaagCTCATGTTGGCGTGTTCGTATCGCTTGGCCGTGGGGTGGAATACGACGGGCCCCTGGGGCACCATGAAGTCCTCCGAGTCGCTGACGCTGCTCACGCCGCCGTACCCGACAATCGGCGGTGTCGGGTCTGTCTCCCTGATGACTTCCGTGTCGACGTACAGCGCCGCGAGGCCCGTCGGGGTGTTCAGCCCCTTGTGGAGGCtgaacgccgccgccgagacgccgaGGTCCCGGACGTCGACGTCTGCGAAGCCGACCTGCTGCGTGAGGTCGGCCAGGACGTGGATCCCTCTGGGTCGGAAGGCCGCGCACACGCTCGCGACGTCGTTCCACTGTCCGCTGTGGAACATGATCGAACTCAGCCCGATCGCTCTGGTCCGCTCGTCCACGTAGGGCGCGAATGTCTGCGCGTCCGCGGCCGCGGGGTCCTCGGGGTCCGTAGGGACGAGCCGGACTTCGAGCCCAGAGGACCGGAGCGTCATCCACGCAAAGGCCTGGTTGGGATGCTCGCAGTCGAGGATGACCACGTTGTCGCCCGGCGAGAACTTCAGCCCGTGGATGAAGCTCCCGAGGCCCTCGGTCGTGTCTCGCACAAAGGCAATGGTCGAAGGGTCGGCGTTGATGTACCTGGCCAGGAGCGTCCtcacggcctcgacgtcttccTTCCAGGACGGCTTGGGTGAGGGGTGGCGGAGTGCTTCGGAGCAGAAGCGGGATAGCGCCTCATTGACGATGAGGTTTGAAGGGGGCATGAAGGCGGCGTTGAGGTGGACCGTTTTCCCGTCCGCAACAAGGGGTACTAGACGGCGGAGCAGCCCAAAGTCTGGGGTTGGAGTTCGGCGGTTTCGTTGTTTCGACTTGTCACTGTTGATTGTGACTAGGTCTTCCGAGTCGAAGAGGTCTTGGACACTTGAAGGAGCCATGGTGACTTAGATTGGGGGCGGCGGAGTTGGAGGGAATATAGAACACAACATGGCAAAGTGAAGAGGCAGCAGGGCAGGTTGGACACTTTATATACATCTCTGGGAACGTGGCACTTCCTCAATTTCCCTTGTTGTTAATTCTTTGGAGATTGGGGTTCATGCTGTAGCATCAGACACGAGGAGATGCAGTTCGTGGTACAGTTGTCATCGTGTGAGTGAAAACGCCGCTCCGGGGATGCTCGTGGGCCCGCAATGGAGTTGCAACTCCGCCTCCATCATTGCCGGCCTGATGCGTTGGCCAGCGCCTGGAAACACCTCGATTAATGAGTGCAGTACCATGCAAGGAGCTCTCAACGCTCTATTACACAAAGGAGTCATTCGTGCCAGCACGGCTCATTCGTGGCATTGAGTCAGTGCCAGCTACAAGCTGTCGCCATGTTGGTCCTCCCGTCCGTCCGGCCGGCCCTGTAGCCGGGTACGTACGGGGAATACGGCAAACTAGCTTACCCACATCTTCAGCTCCGGGGCGTGGGACAAGTCCAGGTGCATCCAATCAAACTATCTGGCGGCAGCGAAAAATGGAACGCTGGCTGCCAGACGTTTCCAGTTTCGGCAAGTGTCCCGGGCTTGGTCCGGAGCGGACTTCCAACTCCATTATGGGGGCAATGCCCGGAGAAGGTTCCGGTCTCGGAGCCGACTCGAACCACTTGATTGAAGGGGGGAGGTGTAATGTTTGCTACCTAAAACCTTGATAATTCTCATCGGCACAGAGTGATCATCTCATTGTTTGTCCTTATCACACACACTCTGGCGTGCCAAGGACTCGGAGGCACACTTAATCACCATCTTCAAGGTTCGGGGGGCACGAGTTGATAACATGGTTACGACGTCTGCTTATCTCTTTGTCTAGTAACACAAGATGATTTACAAGTGACCATACTCCCCTTGGTCATTCCCTAATTCCATCATGAcgttttttttttctttccgtCCGAAGCTCTCGCCTAGAGTAGTCAAGACATGTACTGTCCCCATTCTCTACAAGCAACTCAGATTCACAGTTGCCGCTGCAAACGACGATCTTATCGAACGAGAATCTGCTGTTCCTCCAACCATTCGCTCGTCACACCCTTCTCCCAAAGAAGTGCGCCCAGTTGGGGGTTCGCCATGAAAAACCGGACCGATGTTCCCGCCCAGAGGTCTCTGTTGAGCTCCCGCTGCATATCGGCGTGGTTCACGCGCTCAGCGACGACAATGACCGTCTTGAAATGCATTCTCCGGGCGCTATGGGCCTTTGAGAGGCTGGTGAGGACATTTTTGAGGCCTTGACGGTACAGGGCGCGGGTTGGGTCATTACGGAAGAGCGCGCGGCCCCAGCCGTGGGAGACGGTCGTTGCGTTCAGGAAGATGTCCTCCAGCTCCGTCGGTAACGCGCGTGCGAAAGATAGCCCGCTCCGGTTCATCTCTAACGGGTCCGCGAAGAAGCTCTCCATCTGTACGTGCAGCTTCTTCAACTTCTGCAGCTTAGGGAGGCGGTTGAGGAGGCGCTTGCCGACCATGTCCTCGCCAAAAAAGATGTTCTTTCCGTTGACCTGCAGAACGAACTCCTCGAGGTGGGGGCAGTGCTCCGTGAGTGTCGAGTCGAGGCGGTATTTTGTGACTTCGCCGCCTTTCTCCACCCATTTGTCGTGCTCCCAATGGTACGGAGGGCGCAGTTTCACTGTCAAGTGCGTGACTCGTGGGCACTGGTGGAGGAATCTCAGCAACGCCTGGCCCGTGGCCCGTCCCAGGTCGTCGACTATGATCGTTCTCGTAGACAGCATCTGATGTTTTCCCAACAGATTCAGCACCCGATAGCCATTTCCTTCGAAATTGAGGTGCAGCACGTCCGGATCAGCAAGCGTGAGAAGGTGGTACACAGGAGATGGAGGACTGCCTCTGGCAGAGTATCCTTTCCCCGCTGCCACGTCGTAATGTCCATAGAGACTCAGAGTCTTCAAAGCCGGCAAGAATCGATACTCGATAGGGCCGTGTTCTACTGCATGCGAGATTACGTTCGACATGCCATCCCAAGGGCCCGAAATATCGATTTGATGGAGGTCCAGGTGCTTGAGACAAGGAAGGAAGTAGAACAGAAGGCCCAGCATCGTCGTAAGGTTGTAGGCCGCGAATGACCTGCATCTCATCTGGCAGTCACGTACAAGGGCCAAATCAGCATCAGAAACTTCGGACGTGTTGAATTGCGATTGAGGCCATGCCTCGTAACATTTGGCCGCAGTCATCCGTGCGTCGGGTTCTGTTCCGGCCGGTCGGATGGTTAGCTCGCGGATGAGAACGCGCAGTTCCTGGTTCTCGATGACGGTTCGGATGAGCAAAGCAAGTCCAGTCGAATCGAATAGTCCCAGGTTGATTCGACGATACAGCTGCCGTTGAGCAGAGGCGCGGAGCTTTTTATCCACCGTGCAGAGGTTAAGGAGGTCTTGTCGTCTTTCGGAGAAGCAGTCGACAATCCCATCGATCAGCTCTTGGGCTAGGCCCGAGAGGTGTGGCTTCCCCATAGCTTCGACGCGATGATGTGAAGAATCAGGTTCAGCGCCCTCAGGCAGTCTCTCGCTGAGAAAGTTGCGACGGTAAGACTGACGAAAATAACAAAATCAGTAAACTTGAGATCTTTGCGTAAGGTTGGAGCAAGACGATAAGGTAAAATAAACATACGGACGAAATGACCCAGTTGCTCAATGGTATCTGCTGGGTCTGAAGTTTGGGTTGGATGAATTTCGTGCGATGATGTTGGAGGAAGGAGTGGGATTCAGAGCACCCGATCTTTCAGCGCGAGTGATTTGTTTTGATTCGATCGAGTTCTCTAGTATGGAAGGATGGAAGAGGCTGGTTGGGTGCAGAAAGGAAGCAAAGAGAAACTGTTGGGTAGACGGGAGTCACAGCTTGGAACAGCTTTAGACTGGTCTTTCACTTGTTTACGTGAGCCTGATGCTGATCTTACTGAACTCCGGGCCTTTCCTGTGACTTCTGTTCCGGATAGGTTAAAACTTGTGGCTTGGAGACAAGAGAGAATTAAGGGGACGGGACTGAACTCTTCTCCCAACACTACTCTCGGCGCTCTGGTCAACATGTCTAAGTTTGAGTAGAGTGGACGATTACAGCGGACCTCAAACGCTTCCCGTCCAGATTCCTTGCATTATAAACACTCAAACCTTCTTCAGAAAAAGAGATTCGTTCCTATTGTTTCCATTTAGCCCATGCCCAACGTCGCTATACCCACAGCTAGGGCAAAATTTATGAAAGGAAATGGCTCAAACAGGCCCAGGTAAGTTGCTGTAAGCCACATCAACTCATCTCATATGATAACTCCCTTTTTAAAACCAATGCTTGACTTTTGCCTTGCCTAGCAAGCTTTGGTTGCAACATAGAGCATCCCGGAGTTGTGAACGGAACTTCCGGCGGCAATCCGGATACGAGTGGGTCATCACGACTCCGGTGTCCCGGAGGGCTCCATCCGGTGTGGATCCAGTTTGCAGCTCGCTGTGAGGTATCCATAGCTGGTTTTTCATTAGCAAGAGCGAGACACGTTTGGATACATCCAGCATCCGCAAGCAATGCACATTGAATAGAAGCGCGGCCAGTTCATAGTCTAAAGCCATTCGATTAGATATTGTACCAATCTGTTGTGGTGCTGCATGCCCACCATGGTCCACAAATAAGTCAACTGGCATTTGAGCATTGACAGCAGCATTGTTCTTTCATAAAATATCATTGTGGTTGTAACCTCCTCAATCGTAGCTGTTCCTTGTTTGTCTCTCGCCTCATGTTGCCCTCTGGTTGTTGGATGACCCGGTTATCTTCTTGCAACCCTTGAGGGTCTCTTCAATACGCATGTGGGCGGAGCCCGCAGAGTAAGCTAGGCACCTTTGCAGGGCATATTTTGTCAATAAAACCACCCTCGTTTATGCATTTCATCCTGCTGTAGCAGGGTATGAGCGTCTTGTTTAGGCAGCTACCGCTTTAATACTACCAAACTACCCTGGATTCTGCATCTCGCTCCCCTCTCCGATGCTCCTTGCCCCTCACTCTACTAGGATCTTGCGGGATCCTACGGCAAGTTGAGGGATCTTTAAGGATCTTTGGTTCATGGAAAAATGAGTATAAAGTGACGGTCTCCAAGACCTGGAAGCCCGGTTCCCTTTCGAGGTTCCTCAGCAGCAAGCTTTGGGTTCTGCCTTCTTTCACAATGGTCAACTTTGCTCTTcccgccgttgccgctgtGGTTCTTGCCCAGCTCACCGGAGCCAGCCCGGTCGTCGCCACTCGgtccgacgccgtcgaggtgtTTTCCTTTGGCAAATGGATTGACGGCATTATCGCCAACCCCGAAGGAGACAACTTGACtcccgacgaggccgtcgaggcctgGCACGCATCTCTTGAGAGTACCAGCGTTGCCCCTACCGGGGAGAACCTTCTCGTGAAGCGTTACTACTGCAACACCATTCCCAACACCGAGGCCTACGTACGTTTCAGGACCTTGTTTCCCCCTTGGGCCGGTCATCTTCATCGTGCTAACTTGGCAACATAGGTTCCCGATGCCGTGACCTGCATCAACGACCTCGCTCGCCGGGGTGGCGAGGCCTGCAGAGTGGACGGCTCCCGCGTGTTCTGCGTCATTGGACGCGCCCAGATCACCGGagttgtcggcggcggcgttacTTCATCGACTTCTTCTTGGTAAGGTACTTCCGTTCAGTGTGCTCAAGGCCAAGTGCTAATACCATGTGTCCAGCAACGACGTCGCACGTGGTGCTGGTTTCGTGATGGATCACTGCACTCGCGCGGACAACACCGTCCAGGGTGCGGAGTTTGCctacggcaacggcaacctTCTTGTGTGGATCCGCCGTCCCTCTTAGACGTTTTCTGAGCCACAGATGCGTCTGGTATGTGTTGCTACCATCTATGGCTGTAGGCTGGAAACTGAACGGCCTGTCCGGTTTGAAGTTCAGTGGCCTGCATAAGTGCATGTACTTGAGAACAAATGTCTATAAAACCATCTGTCAACTAGAAGATAATGAAACAGTAAAATTTTAGTTGGTCAAAAGTTCATGGTACTCTTGCAGGACATTTCACTGCTATTGGATTAAAGAGCTTATCAGAGGGCAGTTTCTTAAACGTTGCCTCCCCTTTAGAAAAGACCGGTTATTATCCCTTTAATctttaatttaaattatgCAAAATTATGCAACTAACTAAGTAGATTGTAGCTACAGCCTACACACTAAGCTCTAGATTAGTTCTAATAGCTTAAAGGGCTAGCTGTATATTAGGCTTAATACTTCTAGATGCTATAATGTGCTGTAGAAGAAATGTGTCTATTCGCCTCAACGCATCATTAGCGCAATTTTATATCTCACTTGCTTGTCTATTCAACTCGCTTATTAGCTACGTTAACTATTCCTGTATTGTAAAGCTCTTGATTGAGAAGGATAAACTTACACTGCAAAGCTAAGTAACGCCCCCCTTTATTCAGATATGTCTGGAACTGTTACAAAGCCTAAATTACGTCTTTCTAAATCAGAGATATCACGTAGATATTTCTCTGGTTTTGTTTGCTTGAAACTTTGAGGCTCGGCAAAGGGACTTATCAGCCCCATTTCGTACCCGTCTACGTCGCACAGTCTCCCCGGATGTCGCAATCCAGCCTCGTTTGCCTCATCCTCAGTAATCACGCGGTGGTGGCAATTTCCTAGGCTTGTTCTCTCTATTTCCCCTACATTCGGAGGCCGCTGATTGCTCTCGATTCTAACCTCGTGTGTAACAACGATAACAAGATTTTGCCACGTTCTTGAGACCACCGGCCAGAATATTGGAATCGATGCCAGGGCTAGGGATAGTCGGTTTTCTGTTTCTCCTAAGAGTATTATAGTTGGGAAGATCCACATTGGATCGGGCTTGTTGTCTGATGTCGCCTTGTTGGCAACAATGCGCCAGACTGCGATTATATTAATTCTAGATGTAAAACCGTCAGTCAGTCCGTCGCACAAGAAATTCAAAACTTAGGGGTTTTTTGAGTTCTCATACAGTATTCCGATGCAAAACAAGATAAGCAGCCCAATCTTTGTTCGGTGAATGGTCTCCTGGCTGAAGAGTAGGGATATAGGTAGTATAAGGATCAAAAAGTCCAGTGCCATGTTTGATCCATTAGATGCCACGACAGTAGAATAAACCTCTACTGGATTAGTAGAACCATATCCGTAGCAGTGTGATTCTGACCCCAGTGTATAGAACTGGTATGGTGGAAAGCATGGAAACCAGGCCATGAGAGTAAAGCCAAAGCCCCACGCTAATACAACAACGATCAAGCCTACGGATATGATTCTAAGGCGTGGCATGCGGCCCTGGAATATCCTTAGGTATTGGAGAAGCATTGAAAGTTTTGTAAGGGCGTTTGACATGGAAAATGACGCGTTAGAGATGTAGAATAGCTGCGTCTAACGTGAGCTCTATGTCTTAAAAGCATTGTGATTTAGAAGGAAGTCAACTTTACCAAAAAGAATTTTTCTCTATCACTGTCGGGTACCTCCTTCAGTTTATGACCCATGCCGTAGTTAGTAGCTAAGTCCGTGTTAGCCCTACGTATTATTGTAATGTTAGATAACATGTATATTAGAGGTGTAGTTACTTAAACAAAGTCCAATTGCGCTCGATGAGCCTGCAAGCTGTATTATCGACTCAGTGTCTACACTCCTCAAATGTCGCGAGTGGGAACCTTACCAGCGCAATCACGACCACAAAGTCGTCCCATCCGGGTGTCCGTGTGACAAGCACTCTCGTGTAGACTCGCAGACCAACGCAAAGCCAGGCTAGGACCTGAGAACGATGGTTATCAATGAGCTAGGGTGGCTTAATCTTCTGGATCGCACCAAAAACGTGACTATCACGGCCACAATCGTGCTTCTGCGATTTTCAAATGGCAACCCCTCGTCAGTGTAGTGCGAGGGGAAGTTGCCAATACTACTCAGGTTCCCGAACATTGTTTAATAAGAGACAGTCGAATAACTAATATAAGCGTAAGACTAGGGGTATCTATTAGTCAGGCACCAGCTTTAAACTTAATGTAGCAAATGACCTACTATGCAGGCTAATTGTTAAGACGGCAGGGCAGCTATCGTCGCAGAATTATAGATATGGCACGTAGGGGATTTATTAGAATGCTAACGTAATTTCAACTGTGGTAAATACTTCGACTAAGCGCTTGACCCCGTTCTTAACTGCTAACAGTCCTGGCTGATAGAATTAATAACGCGCCAGAAGGCGGCAATTAAATAATTCCAGACCCTAGTAAAGTATAACAGAGGAAGGTTACAAGACATGAATCGATATCTCACAGTCATTTGCCAGTCTATCAGCATAAAAAGTTAATTAAGTACGTGAAACACGAGCTTGATAGTACTGGATCTTACTGTGTCATTGCTTCCTTGTGAGAAAGGTCAATACAACCGATGATCTAGTATTGGGGTGTCAGGGACCGATGACTAAGGGGACACATGGGGGGCACTGGGGGCCCTGTATGCAGGGATCGATCGGCCGGCATATCCATAGTCCGGCGAGGCATTTAAGGATCTCCAGCGAAGCCAGGGGGATGAAGGAGGTTAGATTGGAATGGTCATCCTTACCCATACCTACCTATCAGTCTATTGagggcatcatcatcgactcTTTCACTCTGTGCGAACCCAGTCTCTGACACGTGGTGACTGAAGACCCAGAACCGTACTGCACCCCGTAATATGCTGTCCCTTGCAGTTTCTTTCCTCTAAAAACTGTGGTGCTGCCACAGGTCCTTTCGGTTATGTACTAAGCTGTCATCCGATTCATGTGCGCACGTCACACTAAAATGCTCGGTTCGTTGACCTTAGTGTCTACAGGGCGATGGAGTAAACATCCGAGGGAGACTATGTTGTTACGGCCCAGCTTTAGTAGTCTGGCCTCAACTTTCACGTTTTCTTCCGTCTGAGTTGGTCAACTTGACGCTGATCAACTCACTTTTTCAGTTGGACTTCTCTCTTGGTGTGAAATAGAGTAGAGGGAAGGCAACAGACGACACCGTCTTTGGACGAGGAAGACCCAATGGGCAAGACGGGCCTTAATGAAAGCTTCTTTTATTTGATGTTTTACAGTCCACATAAAATGACTTACTGTGATACTATAAGATTGTATTCCATAAGATGATTGTCAGATTGAGCGTTTTAAGAGGAGCATGACTTATAAGCATGCAGACGGTAACTGGACATCGGCAACACATGATCATGCTGAACGACGGCGCTTCCACGTCCTCTCAGTAGAGTTTTGCTAGATAGGTTTGCATATTTGAGGCTTGGAAACTATCTTCACTAACAATTTCACGAAGGTAAAATGTGGAAATGGTGGTGTGGATTTAATTTGCCTTTTTTCTTTTAATTTTATATCAAGTCCAAACTTAGCCAGACGCAGACAAACACAACTACACTCGGTCATCTACGACAGGTTTGCATTAAAAAACGTATACTGTTGAAGGCAATGCAATAGACAAGACGACCTATGAGTTAGGCAGCACCAGCAAGAGCATGTCGTGGcctccccggcggcggccggcgtccGGGCCGCCAGGCAGCATCAGGACCGCATCAGGGCCGAAAACTACGCCGACCAGAACCCCACTCTGACACATGGCCCTAAAACCAATCACCTGTGGCGGCTGCAGCACCCCGACTCCACAGCAGTGAGCACACCCCTGACACCCCACCAGTCGCCAAACGTCCACACGGAAAGGGAAAGGAGCTCGTCCCGGCCGCTGCTCATTCCCATCCccgggcagcagcagcacatCGGCAGACATACATACCAACCAACGGACCAGCCAGCAAACCAATCGCGAACCCCCCGCGGATTCCGGCTTCTCACCAAAAAAGGGGCATCCTGTGTAGAAGGCGGAACAGAAGAACAGAGACTCGCCCAGCCAGCCTTCCCTTCGTTT from Colletotrichum higginsianum IMI 349063 chromosome 4, whole genome shotgun sequence includes:
- a CDS encoding putative Class IV aminotransferase; this translates as MAPSSVQDLFDSEDLVTINSDKSKQRNRRTPTPDFGLLRRLVPLVADGKTVHLNAAFMPPSNLIVNEALSRFCSEALRHPSPKPSWKEDVEAVRTLLARYINADPSTIAFVRDTTEGLGSFIHGLKFSPGDNVVILDCEHPNQAFAWMTLRSSGLEVRLVPTDPEDPAAADAQTFAPYVDERTRAIGLSSIMFHSGQWNDVASVCAAFRPRGIHVLADLTQQVGFADVDVRDLGVSAAAFSLHKGLNTPTGLAALYVDTEVIRETDPTPPIVGYGGVSSVSDSEDFMVPQGPVVFHPTAKRYEHANMSFVSAVAARAFLQFYLEVMGPRNVERHLYDLGDALRRSCAEMGVGVVGPSERRWHAPHLHVLRLHDPRWFGRLEDAGIVATRFRTGIRVSFGFYNSLEDVKRLAEVIRSGILSGIPAC